A window from Polyangium spumosum encodes these proteins:
- a CDS encoding cation:proton antiporter codes for MQSGGLLAHLITALVAAMIGAAIALRLRQPLIIGYVLAGVAIGPFTPGVMGNTEAIAELAELGIIFLMFVIGVQLSLRELLRASRIAILGGLIQVAAMIGIGYLIGRALGWSHVASYAFGAVVSNSSSTVLGKILSDRGEIDSRHARLGLAWSSVQDISTVAIVAVLAFVSPSEKSVGLLLGKAALFFFGVVPLSFWVLPWVLRRASAVRSREFFAVAVITLALAMAGGASLLGVSLALGAFLTGVVVGESDLAHRILGDVTPLRDVFSGIFFVSIGMLLDPKFLVDAWALVLLTVALIVLVKGAVTTFVARWVGCSVRVAVLMGAALAQSAEFSFLLARIGLEEGALTRPIFNLLLSATIVTILLSPMVNNLAPVVLRWVQGQKVRAAQDTDTVAPPAIENHAVVCGYGRVGSIVCKLLAQHEKPYVVVEEDLRLVEELRARGVITLFGDAGLPDVLDRAQIRSARLLVLCIPDMMVARRALEHAQDVSRATTVLARTHSYEDRSLLQSKGAGEAVVGEMELAIELGRRALDRFGVEAAMAERSLSEIRRTLA; via the coding sequence GGCAACACGGAGGCCATCGCCGAGCTGGCCGAGCTCGGCATCATCTTCCTGATGTTCGTGATCGGCGTGCAGCTCTCGCTGCGAGAGCTGCTCCGCGCGAGCCGGATCGCCATCCTGGGTGGGCTCATCCAGGTCGCGGCCATGATCGGGATCGGATACCTGATCGGACGCGCGCTCGGCTGGAGCCACGTCGCGTCGTATGCCTTCGGGGCGGTCGTCTCGAACTCGTCGAGCACGGTCCTCGGCAAGATCCTCTCCGATCGGGGGGAGATCGACAGCCGCCACGCGCGGCTCGGGCTCGCGTGGTCCTCGGTGCAGGACATCTCCACGGTGGCGATCGTCGCCGTCCTCGCGTTCGTCTCCCCCAGCGAGAAGAGCGTGGGCCTCTTGCTCGGCAAGGCGGCGCTGTTCTTCTTCGGCGTCGTTCCGCTCTCGTTCTGGGTGCTGCCGTGGGTGCTCCGCCGCGCCTCCGCGGTCCGCAGCCGGGAGTTCTTCGCGGTCGCGGTCATCACGCTCGCCCTCGCCATGGCGGGCGGCGCCTCGTTGCTCGGCGTGTCGCTGGCGCTCGGGGCGTTCTTGACGGGCGTGGTCGTGGGCGAGTCCGACCTCGCCCACCGGATCCTCGGGGACGTGACCCCGCTGCGGGACGTCTTCTCGGGGATCTTCTTCGTGTCGATCGGGATGCTGCTCGATCCGAAGTTCCTGGTCGACGCCTGGGCGCTCGTCCTGCTCACGGTGGCGCTGATCGTGCTCGTCAAGGGCGCGGTGACGACCTTCGTCGCGCGCTGGGTGGGCTGCTCGGTGCGCGTGGCGGTGCTGATGGGCGCCGCGCTCGCGCAGTCGGCCGAGTTCTCGTTCCTGCTCGCGCGGATCGGCCTCGAAGAAGGCGCGCTGACGAGGCCGATCTTCAACCTGCTGCTCAGCGCGACGATCGTGACCATCCTGCTCTCGCCGATGGTGAACAACCTGGCGCCCGTCGTGCTCCGCTGGGTGCAGGGGCAAAAGGTGCGCGCCGCGCAGGACACGGACACCGTCGCGCCCCCCGCCATCGAGAACCACGCCGTCGTCTGCGGGTACGGGCGCGTCGGGAGCATCGTCTGCAAGCTGCTCGCGCAGCACGAGAAGCCCTACGTCGTCGTCGAGGAGGATCTGCGGCTCGTCGAGGAGCTCCGCGCGCGAGGCGTGATCACGCTCTTCGGGGACGCGGGCCTGCCCGACGTGCTCGATCGGGCGCAGATACGCTCGGCGCGGCTGCTCGTTTTGTGTATCCCCGACATGATGGTCGCGCGCCGCGCGCTGGAGCACGCGCAGGACGTCAGCCGAGCGACGACGGTGCTCGCGCGCACCCACAGCTACGAGGATCGCAGCCTGCTCCAGTCCAAAGGCGCGGGGGAGGCGGTGGTGGGCGAGATGGAGCTCGCGATCGAGCTCGGCCGCCGGGCGCTCGATCGATTCGGCGTCGAAGCGGCGATGGCCGAGCGCTCGCTCAGCGAGATCCGCCGCACGCTGGCTTGA